The following are encoded in a window of Saccharothrix longispora genomic DNA:
- the mug gene encoding G/U mismatch-specific DNA glycosylase — protein MTKPLPDVIAPGLDVLFCGINPGLMSGAKGQHFARPGNRFWPALHLSGFTPRRFAPSEQHELVEHGLGITNLVDRPTAKADELSAEELRAGGLALTALAERCAPRVVAVVGVTAYRAAFDRRKAVVGPQDEPIGPARLWVLPNPSGLNAHYRLADLVEVFGRLRSEVAQAG, from the coding sequence GTGACGAAGCCGTTGCCGGACGTCATCGCGCCGGGGCTGGACGTGCTGTTCTGCGGCATCAACCCCGGCCTGATGTCGGGTGCCAAGGGGCAGCACTTCGCGCGGCCGGGCAACCGCTTCTGGCCTGCCCTGCACCTGTCGGGCTTCACGCCGCGCCGGTTCGCGCCGTCCGAGCAGCACGAGCTGGTCGAGCACGGCCTGGGCATCACCAACCTGGTCGACCGGCCCACGGCGAAGGCCGACGAGCTGTCAGCCGAGGAGCTCCGCGCCGGCGGGTTGGCGTTGACGGCGCTGGCCGAGCGGTGTGCGCCGAGGGTGGTGGCGGTCGTGGGCGTGACGGCCTACCGGGCCGCGTTCGACCGCAGGAAGGCGGTCGTGGGCCCGCAGGACGAGCCGATCGGGCCGGCGCGGCTGTGGGTGCTGCCGAACCCGAGCGGGCTCAACGCGCACTACCGGCTGGCCGACCTGGTCGAGGTGTTCGGGCGGTTGCGCTCAGAGGTGGCGCAGGCCGGCTAG
- a CDS encoding ArnT family glycosyltransferase: protein MRARLPLLLLPAGTAVLYLWRLGDSGWANAYYSAAAQAGAESWKAWFFGATDPGGSITVDKTPAATWVMGLSARLFGVNAWSILVPQALMGVASVGLLHAAVRRTAGEAAGLVAGAVLALTPVAVLMFRFNNPDALLVLLLVAGAYCAVRATEGARPGWLALAGAAVGFAFLAKMLQAFLVLPAFGLVYLAFAPASLPRRAWHLVVALGAVVAAGGWWVLVVELVPASARPYVGGSQRNSVLELALGYNGLGRLTGDEVGSVGGGGGWGSTGWSRLLGAEMGGQIAWLLPTSVVLLVAGWWAGRRAERVGLALWGGWLVVTAVVFSFMNGIIHSYYTVALAPAIGAVTGIGAVALWRRRRDPVAAAALSGALAVTALQCYLLLLDWSAAFAAVVLVLGLLGAVGLFLAAVVPAAVVVPVALVAALLGPGAYSAATAATPHSGAIPSAGPARTGPGGGGQVLFSGGRGTSAGGAGGLLNASEPGEELVALLRDGGEGFTWAAAAVGSNSAAGYQLGSGVPVMAVGGFNGTDPSPTPERFRQLVAEGRVRYFLGGAGMPAPSGSDASRRIAEWVEETFEATEVDGVTVYDLTGPALTGGAQG from the coding sequence ATGCGAGCGCGACTACCCCTGTTGCTGTTGCCGGCCGGGACCGCGGTGCTGTACCTGTGGCGCCTGGGCGACTCCGGTTGGGCCAACGCCTACTACTCGGCCGCCGCCCAGGCCGGCGCGGAGAGCTGGAAGGCGTGGTTCTTCGGTGCCACCGACCCGGGCGGCTCCATCACCGTCGACAAGACGCCCGCCGCCACCTGGGTGATGGGGTTGTCCGCGCGGCTGTTCGGCGTGAACGCGTGGAGCATCCTCGTGCCGCAGGCCCTCATGGGCGTGGCGAGCGTCGGGCTCCTGCACGCCGCGGTGAGGCGCACGGCGGGTGAGGCGGCCGGGCTGGTCGCGGGCGCGGTGCTGGCGCTGACGCCGGTCGCGGTGCTGATGTTCCGCTTCAACAACCCGGACGCCCTGCTGGTGCTGCTGCTCGTGGCCGGGGCCTACTGCGCGGTGCGCGCCACCGAGGGGGCGCGGCCGGGGTGGCTGGCGCTCGCGGGGGCGGCGGTCGGGTTCGCGTTCCTGGCCAAGATGCTCCAGGCGTTCCTGGTGCTGCCCGCGTTCGGCCTGGTGTACCTGGCGTTCGCACCGGCGTCGCTGCCGCGCAGGGCGTGGCACCTGGTCGTCGCGCTCGGGGCGGTGGTCGCGGCGGGCGGCTGGTGGGTGCTCGTGGTGGAGCTGGTGCCCGCGTCGGCACGGCCCTACGTCGGCGGTTCGCAGCGGAACAGCGTGCTGGAACTGGCGCTCGGCTACAACGGCCTGGGCCGGCTCACCGGTGACGAGGTGGGCAGCGTCGGCGGCGGTGGCGGCTGGGGCTCGACCGGGTGGAGCAGGTTGCTGGGCGCGGAGATGGGCGGTCAGATCGCGTGGCTGCTGCCGACCTCGGTGGTGCTGCTGGTCGCCGGGTGGTGGGCCGGGCGGAGGGCCGAACGCGTCGGACTCGCCCTGTGGGGCGGGTGGCTGGTGGTCACCGCCGTCGTGTTCAGCTTCATGAACGGCATCATCCACTCCTACTACACGGTGGCGCTGGCGCCGGCGATCGGCGCGGTCACCGGCATCGGCGCGGTGGCGCTGTGGCGCCGGCGGCGGGACCCGGTGGCCGCGGCGGCGCTGTCCGGCGCGCTCGCGGTGACGGCGCTCCAGTGCTACCTGCTGCTGCTCGACTGGTCGGCGGCGTTCGCCGCGGTGGTCCTGGTGCTGGGCCTGCTGGGAGCCGTCGGCCTGTTCCTGGCGGCGGTCGTGCCCGCCGCCGTGGTGGTGCCGGTCGCGCTGGTCGCCGCGCTGCTCGGACCCGGTGCCTACTCCGCGGCCACGGCGGCCACGCCGCACTCCGGGGCGATCCCGAGCGCGGGTCCGGCGCGGACCGGTCCCGGTGGCGGCGGCCAGGTCCTGTTCAGCGGCGGGCGCGGCACGTCGGCGGGCGGCGCGGGTGGCCTGCTGAACGCTTCCGAGCCCGGCGAGGAGCTGGTGGCGCTGCTGCGCGACGGCGGCGAGGGCTTCACGTGGGCCGCCGCGGCCGTCGGGTCGAACAGCGCGGCCGGGTACCAGCTGGGCAGCGGCGTGCCGGTGATGGCGGTCGGCGGGTTCAACGGCACCGACCCCTCCCCCACGCCGGAGCGGTTCCGGCAGCTCGTCGCGGAGGGGCGGGTGCGCTACTTCCTCGGCGGCGCGGGCATGCCCGCGCCGAGCGGCAGCGACGCGTCCCGGCGGATCGCCGAGTGGGTCGAGGAGACCTTCGAGGCGACCGAGGTGGACGGCGTGACCGTCTACGACCTCACCGGTCCGGCGCTCACAGGCGGGGCACAGGGATGA
- a CDS encoding copper resistance CopC family protein: MTRLALSALLAALALFGAAPPAWAHTELVSSDPANGSAPAQRPTQLTLTFTEPVPAESATITITGPDGSAWPMGEVAAQGATLTVPLKDSGSPAGQYAVSWLVQSLDGDFVDGTFAFTLPAPAQPPAATSTASGVPGTTAPSAPAATTTAPPASTTGQVTPTTAGETGGPTGATRSAVPVAGDDGDGGGVPVWVWIALAVILVGLGIAIAVGRRKGGEGARGAGDPVPPAGPAGAAGAAPTQVLPAAGTPTEQLVDPTAPTEQLPAQNPGPAQNPDPARNPDPARNPDRPTQRLTGEAPDDRPGPTGNATGKP; encoded by the coding sequence ATGACGCGATTGGCGCTCTCGGCGTTGCTGGCGGCCCTGGCCCTGTTCGGTGCCGCGCCCCCGGCGTGGGCGCACACCGAGCTGGTGTCCAGCGACCCGGCGAACGGCTCGGCACCGGCTCAGCGGCCCACGCAGCTCACGCTGACGTTCACCGAACCGGTGCCCGCCGAGAGCGCCACCATCACCATCACCGGCCCGGACGGCAGCGCCTGGCCGATGGGGGAGGTGGCGGCCCAGGGGGCGACGCTGACCGTCCCGTTGAAGGACTCCGGCTCGCCGGCCGGGCAGTACGCGGTGAGCTGGCTGGTGCAGTCGCTGGACGGCGACTTCGTTGACGGCACGTTCGCCTTCACCCTCCCGGCGCCGGCCCAGCCGCCGGCCGCCACGAGCACCGCGAGCGGGGTGCCCGGCACGACCGCGCCCTCCGCCCCGGCGGCGACCACCACCGCCCCGCCCGCCTCGACCACCGGCCAGGTCACGCCGACCACGGCCGGGGAGACCGGTGGGCCGACCGGCGCGACGCGGTCGGCCGTCCCGGTGGCCGGGGACGACGGTGACGGCGGCGGCGTCCCGGTGTGGGTGTGGATCGCGCTGGCCGTGATCCTGGTCGGCCTGGGCATCGCCATCGCCGTCGGTCGCCGGAAGGGCGGGGAGGGGGCTCGCGGCGCAGGGGACCCCGTGCCGCCCGCCGGTCCGGCGGGTGCCGCGGGTGCGGCCCCGACGCAGGTGCTCCCCGCCGCCGGGACGCCCACCGAGCAGCTCGTGGACCCGACCGCGCCCACCGAGCAGCTGCCGGCCCAGAACCCCGGTCCGGCCCAGAACCCCGATCCGGCCCGGAACCCCGATCCGGCCCGGAACCCGGACCGACCCACCCAGCGGTTGACGGGCGAGGCGCCCGACGACCGTCCCGGGCCGACCGGCAACGCGACCGGCAAGCCGTGA
- a CDS encoding SDR family NAD(P)-dependent oxidoreductase, producing the protein MSEAAQPISGQRALVTGGAGTIGSAVVDQLLAAGAAEVVVLDNFVRGRRENLADATATAGDRLTVVDGDINDRDLVGRLSQGTDLVFHLAAIRITQCAEEPRLALEALVDGTFTVIEAAAAAGVKKVIASSSASVYGLAEQFPTTERHHPYNNDTFYGAAKAFNEGMLRSFKAMYGLDYVALRYFNVYGPRMDAHGKYTEVLIRWMERIAGGEPPLIFGDGAQTMDFVHVHDIARANVLAAKAPVTDTVYNIASAQETSLKELAQALLAAMDSDLPLEHGPERAVNGVTRRLADISAAARDLGWKPEIGLVDGLRGLVRWWVDLGDEAAEAVR; encoded by the coding sequence ATGTCGGAAGCGGCTCAGCCGATCAGCGGGCAGCGGGCCCTCGTCACCGGAGGGGCGGGCACCATCGGCTCCGCGGTGGTCGACCAGTTGCTCGCCGCCGGGGCCGCCGAGGTGGTCGTGCTCGACAACTTCGTCCGCGGTCGCCGGGAGAACCTGGCCGACGCCACCGCCACCGCGGGCGACCGGCTCACCGTCGTCGACGGCGACATCAACGACCGCGACCTGGTCGGCCGGCTGAGCCAGGGCACCGACCTGGTGTTCCACCTCGCCGCCATCCGCATCACGCAGTGCGCGGAGGAGCCCCGACTGGCGCTGGAGGCACTGGTCGACGGCACGTTCACGGTGATCGAGGCCGCCGCCGCGGCGGGCGTGAAGAAGGTGATCGCCTCCTCGTCCGCGTCGGTCTACGGCCTGGCCGAGCAGTTCCCGACCACCGAGCGGCACCACCCGTACAACAACGACACGTTCTACGGCGCGGCCAAGGCGTTCAACGAGGGCATGCTGCGCAGCTTCAAGGCCATGTACGGCCTGGACTACGTGGCGCTGCGCTACTTCAACGTCTACGGCCCGCGCATGGACGCCCACGGCAAGTACACCGAGGTGCTGATCCGCTGGATGGAGCGCATCGCGGGCGGCGAGCCGCCGCTGATCTTCGGCGACGGCGCGCAGACCATGGACTTCGTCCACGTGCACGACATCGCCCGCGCGAACGTGCTCGCCGCCAAGGCGCCCGTCACCGACACCGTCTACAACATCGCGAGCGCCCAGGAGACCAGCCTCAAGGAGTTGGCGCAGGCGCTGCTGGCCGCGATGGACTCCGACCTGCCCCTGGAGCACGGCCCGGAGCGTGCGGTCAACGGCGTCACGCGCCGCCTGGCCGACATCTCCGCCGCCGCCCGCGACCTGGGCTGGAAGCCGGAGATCGGCCTCGTCGACGGCCTGCGCGGGCTGGTCCGCTGGTGGGTCGACCTCGGTGACGAGGCCGCCGAGGCGGTCCGGTGA
- a CDS encoding sugar transferase gives MSEQVQPTRPRPVVRVGTTTNRTTHPTVSDWEPAYRYGVIAADVLCTVLVVVLAGAVLSHYHATFAPLPLIALEAVTIAVVVGSLFLNRVWNTTVLGQGAEEFRRLGRGLFGSVVALGLGALAAGLPGARLWVFLVGPAIALVAFPVRYALRRPLHRARGEGRCLLPVLAAGNVDTVKDLISRTRRAPHLGWRVDAVCTVDGRAEIGVELEGTPVVGRFSELAEQVRRGGYRVVAVTSDAYWTPRRLQQLAWDLEGTGTEMVVAPALMDFAGPRLHVTGVLGMPLLRVSEPSFTGVRRMVKATVDKIGAFLLLALLAPVLLAVAVAIMVDTRGPVLYKQRRVGKDGEHFTILKFRTMITDADALRAKLQSVNEGAGVLFKMRRDPRVTAVGRVLRRYSVDELPQLFNVLTGSMSLVGPRPPLPEESARYGPDMRRRLLVKPGLTGLWQVSGRSDLSWEESVRLDLRYVEDWSLALDAVILWKTFRAVFGGQGAY, from the coding sequence ATGAGCGAGCAGGTCCAGCCCACGCGACCGAGACCGGTCGTGCGGGTCGGCACCACCACGAACCGCACCACCCATCCCACCGTCAGCGATTGGGAGCCCGCCTACCGCTACGGCGTGATCGCCGCCGACGTCCTGTGCACCGTGCTGGTCGTCGTGCTGGCGGGCGCCGTGCTGTCCCACTACCACGCCACCTTCGCCCCGCTCCCGCTGATCGCCCTGGAGGCGGTCACGATCGCGGTCGTCGTCGGCTCGCTGTTCCTCAACCGGGTCTGGAACACCACCGTGCTGGGCCAGGGCGCGGAGGAGTTCCGCCGCCTGGGCCGCGGCCTGTTCGGCTCCGTCGTCGCGCTGGGGCTGGGTGCGCTCGCGGCCGGGCTGCCCGGCGCCCGCCTGTGGGTGTTCCTCGTCGGACCGGCGATCGCGCTGGTGGCGTTCCCGGTCCGCTACGCCCTGCGCCGCCCGCTGCACCGCGCCCGCGGCGAGGGCCGCTGCCTGCTGCCGGTGCTCGCCGCGGGCAACGTCGACACCGTCAAGGACCTGATTTCGCGCACCCGCCGCGCGCCCCACCTGGGCTGGCGCGTGGACGCCGTGTGCACAGTGGACGGCCGCGCCGAGATCGGCGTCGAACTGGAGGGCACCCCCGTCGTCGGCCGGTTCTCCGAACTGGCCGAGCAGGTCCGCCGCGGCGGCTACCGCGTCGTCGCGGTCACCTCGGACGCCTACTGGACGCCCCGCCGGCTCCAGCAGCTGGCCTGGGACCTGGAGGGCACCGGCACCGAGATGGTCGTCGCACCGGCCCTGATGGACTTCGCCGGTCCGCGCCTGCACGTCACCGGCGTGCTCGGCATGCCGCTGCTGCGGGTCTCCGAGCCGTCGTTCACCGGCGTCCGCCGGATGGTCAAGGCCACCGTGGACAAGATCGGCGCGTTCCTGCTGCTGGCGCTGCTCGCGCCGGTGCTGCTGGCCGTCGCCGTGGCGATCATGGTCGACACCCGCGGCCCGGTGCTCTACAAGCAGCGCCGCGTCGGCAAGGACGGCGAGCACTTCACGATCCTGAAGTTCCGCACGATGATCACCGACGCCGACGCCCTGCGCGCCAAGCTCCAGTCGGTCAACGAGGGCGCGGGCGTGCTGTTCAAGATGAGGCGCGACCCCCGCGTCACCGCGGTCGGCCGCGTCCTGCGGCGGTACTCGGTGGACGAGCTGCCGCAGCTGTTCAACGTGCTCACCGGCTCGATGTCCCTGGTCGGCCCCCGGCCGCCGCTGCCCGAGGAGAGCGCCAGGTACGGCCCCGACATGCGCCGCCGGCTGCTGGTCAAGCCGGGCCTGACGGGTCTGTGGCAGGTCTCCGGCCGCAGCGACCTGTCGTGGGAGGAGTCGGTGCGGCTCGACCTGCGCTACGTGGAGGACTGGTCGCTCGCCCTGGACGCGGTGATCCTGTGGAAGACCTTCCGCGCCGTCTTCGGCGGTCAGGGAGCCTACTGA
- a CDS encoding response regulator transcription factor, producing MRAVTSPELRRPDGSPVRVLVVDDESTLAELMSMALRMEKWEVRTALDGTSAVRVAREFRPDVVVLDVMLPDFDGLEVLRRLRADLPALPVLFLTAKDAVEDRIAGLTAGGDDYVTKPFSLEEVVLRLRGLLRRTGVTGSTAGGELVVGDLVLDEDTREVRRDGTSIDLTATEFELLRFLMRNPRRVLSKAQILDRVWNYDFGGQANIVELYISYLRKKIDVGRAPMIHTMRGAGYVLKPAP from the coding sequence ATGCGTGCGGTGACCTCCCCCGAACTCCGCCGCCCGGACGGGAGTCCGGTGCGGGTCCTGGTGGTGGACGACGAGTCCACCCTGGCCGAACTCATGTCCATGGCCCTGCGGATGGAGAAGTGGGAGGTGCGCACCGCGCTGGACGGCACGTCCGCCGTGCGCGTCGCGCGCGAGTTCCGACCGGACGTGGTCGTGCTGGACGTGATGCTGCCCGACTTCGACGGCCTGGAGGTGCTGCGCCGACTGCGCGCGGACCTCCCGGCCCTGCCGGTGCTGTTCCTCACCGCGAAGGACGCGGTGGAGGACCGCATCGCCGGGCTCACGGCGGGCGGCGACGACTACGTCACCAAGCCGTTCAGCCTGGAGGAGGTCGTGCTGCGGCTGCGCGGCCTGCTGCGCCGCACCGGCGTCACCGGGTCGACCGCGGGCGGCGAGCTGGTCGTCGGCGACCTGGTGCTGGACGAGGACACCCGCGAGGTGCGCCGCGACGGCACGTCGATCGACCTGACCGCCACCGAGTTCGAGCTGCTGCGGTTCCTGATGCGCAACCCCAGGCGGGTGCTGTCCAAGGCGCAGATCCTGGACCGGGTGTGGAACTACGACTTCGGCGGCCAGGCGAACATCGTCGAGCTCTACATCTCCTACCTGCGCAAGAAGATCGACGTCGGCAGGGCGCCGATGATCCACACCATGCGGGGTGCCGGGTATGTCCTCAAGCCTGCGCCCTAG
- a CDS encoding sensor histidine kinase, whose product MSSSLRPRTWSLRTRLVAGQLVLLTCVCAVIGVVSGFALRDFQLDKLDEQLYGTADRVVRTLGPPGPGRRPDGPLEGPGFGVGTIVIIKGTGDVLQGTLVDSSGQPVALTGDRATPVESVAAGAPPRTVSLEDGDFRVVAVALPGGQTVYTGLPTDAVDSTVLRLGLILGGVSLAGLLAAGLAGTFVVRRALRPLDRVADTATRVAGLPLHQGEVALAERVPEEDTNPDTEVGKVGLALNRLLGHVGGALESRHASETRVRQFVADASHELRTPLAAIRGYAELTRRTKEAVPPEIGHAMRRVESEAVRMTSLVEDLLLLARLDAGRPLGHDPVDLSRIVVDSVSDARIAGPEHEWRLQVPSEALTVTGDEHKLRQVLANLLSNARAHTPPGTTVVTRLSAVGEHVEVAVTDDGPGIPYDLQPEIFERFTRGDTSRSRAAGSTGLGLSIVAAVVAAHGGAVRVDSRPGRTTFTARLPR is encoded by the coding sequence ATGTCCTCAAGCCTGCGCCCTAGGACGTGGTCGCTGCGCACGCGGCTCGTGGCGGGGCAGCTGGTCCTGCTGACCTGCGTGTGCGCGGTGATCGGCGTGGTCAGCGGGTTCGCGTTGCGCGACTTCCAGCTCGACAAGCTCGACGAGCAGCTGTACGGCACCGCCGACCGCGTGGTCCGGACGCTGGGGCCGCCGGGACCGGGTCGCCGCCCCGACGGCCCGCTGGAGGGCCCGGGCTTCGGCGTCGGGACCATCGTGATCATCAAAGGCACGGGCGACGTCCTCCAGGGCACGCTGGTCGACTCCTCCGGCCAACCCGTGGCCCTGACGGGTGACCGGGCCACCCCCGTCGAGTCGGTGGCCGCGGGCGCGCCGCCGCGGACCGTGTCGCTGGAGGACGGCGACTTCCGGGTGGTCGCGGTCGCCCTGCCCGGCGGTCAGACCGTCTACACCGGACTGCCGACGGACGCCGTGGACAGCACCGTGCTGCGGCTCGGGCTCATCCTCGGCGGGGTGTCGCTGGCCGGGTTGCTGGCGGCGGGCCTGGCCGGGACGTTCGTGGTGCGGCGGGCGTTGCGGCCACTGGACCGGGTCGCCGACACGGCCACGCGCGTCGCCGGGCTGCCGCTGCACCAGGGCGAGGTGGCGCTGGCCGAGCGCGTGCCCGAGGAGGACACGAACCCGGACACCGAGGTCGGCAAGGTCGGCCTGGCGCTGAACAGGCTGCTCGGGCACGTCGGCGGCGCGCTGGAGTCGCGGCACGCCAGCGAGACGCGCGTGCGGCAGTTCGTCGCGGACGCGAGCCACGAGCTGCGCACGCCGTTGGCGGCGATCCGGGGGTACGCGGAGCTGACCCGCCGCACGAAGGAGGCCGTGCCGCCGGAGATCGGGCACGCCATGCGCCGCGTGGAGTCCGAGGCGGTGCGGATGACGTCGCTGGTGGAGGACCTGCTGCTGCTGGCCCGGCTGGACGCCGGTCGGCCGCTGGGGCACGACCCGGTGGACCTGTCGCGGATCGTCGTGGACTCGGTGAGCGACGCCCGGATCGCCGGGCCGGAGCACGAGTGGCGGTTGCAGGTGCCGTCCGAGGCGTTGACGGTGACCGGTGACGAGCACAAGCTGCGCCAGGTGCTGGCGAACCTGCTGTCCAACGCCCGCGCGCACACCCCGCCGGGCACGACCGTCGTGACACGACTGTCCGCTGTGGGCGAGCACGTCGAGGTGGCGGTGACCGACGACGGCCCCGGAATCCCGTACGACCTCCAGCCCGAGATCTTCGAGCGCTTCACCCGCGGTGACACCTCGCGCTCCCGTGCGGCGGGCAGCACCGGCCTGGGCCTGTCCATCGTGGCCGCCGTGGTGGCCGCCCACGGCGGCGCCGTCCGCGTGGACAGCCGCCCCGGCCGCACCACCTTCACAGCCCGCCTCCCCCGCTGA
- a CDS encoding RNA-binding S4 domain-containing protein, producing the protein MRIREVEISDDMIRLGQFLKLADLADNGAHARDLVESGEVTVNGRVENRRGAQLGDGDVVAVGGEKVRLVTNR; encoded by the coding sequence ATGCGCATCCGCGAGGTCGAGATCTCCGACGACATGATCAGGTTGGGTCAGTTCCTCAAGCTGGCGGACCTGGCGGACAACGGTGCGCACGCCCGTGACCTGGTCGAATCCGGTGAGGTCACGGTGAACGGCCGGGTCGAGAACCGTCGCGGCGCGCAGCTCGGGGACGGCGACGTGGTGGCCGTGGGCGGCGAGAAGGTCCGCCTCGTGACCAACCGGTAG
- a CDS encoding DUF742 domain-containing protein yields the protein MSTASSDPEPTGGGERKRRRSPRGEIGTTGARFGSPALRRGVDGQDVDVPKQPRRRRSLRGEVGATGARFGSAALRRSLDGPDEPDRADEADGTDDHTRPSIPLARSTPTPTTPRPSPREPEPVEEFSGPLVRPYAWTGGRTSSHHDLRLETLVSLEEDGVAIAMRESTAEQRSIVEVCATRPRSVAEVSALLTVPLGVARVVLGDLISMGVVAVHDNAAAPGGPDLALLERVLAGLRHL from the coding sequence GTGAGCACAGCCAGCTCGGACCCGGAGCCTACCGGCGGCGGGGAGCGCAAGCGCCGCCGGTCCCCGCGCGGCGAGATCGGCACCACCGGTGCCAGGTTCGGTTCGCCCGCGCTGCGGCGCGGCGTGGACGGGCAGGACGTCGACGTGCCCAAGCAGCCGAGGCGGCGGCGGTCGCTGCGCGGCGAGGTGGGGGCCACCGGGGCGCGGTTCGGCTCGGCGGCGCTGCGGCGCTCCCTCGACGGACCGGACGAGCCCGACAGGGCGGACGAGGCGGACGGGACGGACGACCACACGCGGCCGTCGATCCCCCTGGCCCGCAGCACGCCCACTCCGACGACGCCCCGGCCCTCGCCGCGCGAGCCGGAACCGGTCGAGGAGTTCTCCGGACCGCTGGTCCGCCCCTACGCGTGGACGGGCGGGCGCACGTCCTCCCACCACGACCTGCGGCTGGAGACGCTGGTGTCGCTGGAGGAGGACGGCGTCGCCATCGCCATGCGCGAGTCCACCGCGGAACAGCGGTCCATCGTGGAGGTGTGCGCGACCCGGCCGCGCTCGGTGGCCGAGGTGTCGGCGCTGCTGACCGTGCCGCTCGGCGTGGCGCGGGTGGTGCTCGGCGACCTGATCTCGATGGGCGTGGTGGCGGTGCACGACAACGCGGCCGCGCCCGGCGGCCCGGACCTGGCGCTGCTGGAACGCGTGCTAGCCGGCCTGCGCCACCTCTGA
- a CDS encoding Gfo/Idh/MocA family protein, translated as MVAEGMAEEMGNEMDQPIGIAVIGAGYWGPNLVRNAQATAGFALRYLCDLDTERARRVLGDYSTVRVSGSLDDVLADPAVDAVAIATPAATHLPVALAALRAGKHVLVEKPLAASYAEGLELVREAEDRGLTLMLDHTFVYTPAVRHLRHLVRSGEIGTVQYLDSVRINLGLVQPDVDVFWDLAPHDLSIFDAILPEDVRVTRVSAHGSDPIGAGRACVGHLTLELSDGVLAHVHVNWLSPTKIRTMIVGGSRRTIVWDDLNAVQRVSVHDRGADRIESDEDRRQAIISYRRGDTVAPALPEKEALRGVMAEFAASIAEKRAPLTDGWSGLRVLATLEAASASLAAGGEFVAVDRTTGRLAAV; from the coding sequence ATGGTGGCCGAGGGAATGGCCGAGGAAATGGGGAACGAGATGGACCAGCCGATCGGCATCGCCGTCATCGGCGCCGGCTACTGGGGCCCGAACCTGGTGCGCAACGCCCAGGCCACCGCGGGCTTCGCGCTGCGCTACCTGTGCGACCTGGACACCGAGCGCGCCCGCCGGGTGCTGGGCGACTACTCGACGGTCCGGGTGTCGGGTTCGCTCGACGACGTGCTGGCCGACCCGGCGGTCGACGCGGTGGCCATCGCCACCCCCGCGGCCACCCACCTGCCCGTCGCCCTGGCCGCGCTGCGCGCCGGCAAGCACGTGCTGGTGGAGAAGCCACTGGCGGCGAGCTACGCCGAGGGCCTGGAACTGGTCCGCGAGGCCGAGGACCGGGGCCTGACCCTGATGCTCGACCACACCTTCGTCTACACGCCGGCCGTTCGACACCTGCGGCACCTGGTGCGCAGCGGCGAGATCGGCACCGTGCAGTACCTCGACTCGGTGCGCATCAACCTCGGCCTCGTGCAGCCCGACGTGGACGTGTTCTGGGACCTCGCGCCGCACGACCTGTCGATCTTCGACGCGATCCTGCCGGAGGACGTGCGCGTCACCCGCGTCTCGGCGCACGGCTCGGACCCGATCGGCGCCGGCCGCGCGTGCGTCGGCCACCTCACGCTGGAGCTGTCCGACGGCGTGCTGGCCCACGTGCACGTGAACTGGCTGTCGCCCACCAAGATCCGCACCATGATCGTCGGCGGCTCCCGCCGCACCATCGTCTGGGACGACCTCAACGCCGTGCAGCGCGTCTCCGTGCACGACCGGGGCGCGGACCGCATCGAGAGCGACGAGGACCGCCGCCAGGCGATCATCTCCTACCGCCGGGGCGACACCGTCGCGCCCGCGCTGCCGGAGAAGGAGGCGCTGCGCGGCGTCATGGCCGAGTTCGCGGCCTCGATCGCGGAGAAGCGCGCCCCGCTCACCGACGGCTGGTCCGGCCTGCGGGTGCTGGCCACCCTCGAAGCGGCCTCCGCCAGCCTCGCCGCCGGCGGCGAGTTCGTCGCCGTCGACCGGACCACCGGCCGCCTCGCGGCCGTCTGA